From a single Serratia surfactantfaciens genomic region:
- a CDS encoding glycosyltransferase family A protein, translated as MSEDKTIPYVSVVMPVFNAEIYIFDVIDKVRKQTLKSLEIIIVDDNSTDGTKAILERIAAEDDRVILLSGIEGGGAGAARNVGLSHARGEFVVFLDDDDFVDENLMEKAYSMAKSHDADVVIYRSQFYNVQQDKHLSIHWSIRTDLLPQKNVFSSVEIKKDFFNAFVWWPWDKMLKRERILAEGLQFQQIRTSNDLYFICAFVLLSEKICILDDVLIDHTVSRETSLSNTREKSYHCAIDALEALRSLMIERGIYYDGRKIDFINYSASFLEWHLNTLYGKAYFTLYEDIKSYLNKLGAKLEDFYEERTQVFFDSLYRLSANDYLFYLSRRLQNENDELVSANYDLSSANREAASSYQILSTSYQDVCAEFKRKEETEQKLHAEQQAMEAKLSALEARLRAHEGVILEKDHQLRAADSEIESLTHQLRECEMRNREIVNSWSWRLMALFRPSRKNGK; from the coding sequence ATGTCTGAAGATAAAACGATACCCTATGTTTCGGTAGTCATGCCAGTTTTTAATGCCGAGATTTATATTTTTGATGTCATTGATAAAGTCAGAAAGCAAACACTGAAATCGCTCGAGATTATTATCGTTGACGATAATTCCACGGATGGTACCAAGGCGATCCTGGAACGTATTGCCGCCGAGGATGACAGAGTTATACTGCTTTCAGGAATTGAAGGTGGTGGGGCCGGTGCTGCGCGCAATGTTGGTTTAAGCCATGCTAGAGGTGAGTTTGTTGTTTTCCTCGATGATGATGATTTTGTTGATGAAAACCTGATGGAAAAAGCCTATTCAATGGCGAAATCGCATGATGCCGATGTTGTCATTTATAGAAGCCAGTTCTATAACGTTCAGCAGGATAAGCATCTGTCGATCCACTGGTCTATACGCACAGATCTACTGCCACAAAAAAATGTATTCTCTTCCGTTGAGATTAAGAAGGATTTTTTCAACGCTTTTGTTTGGTGGCCTTGGGACAAAATGTTGAAACGTGAGAGGATATTGGCCGAAGGTTTACAATTTCAGCAGATAAGAACCTCAAACGATCTTTATTTCATTTGTGCGTTCGTTTTGTTATCTGAAAAAATATGTATTCTCGATGATGTATTAATTGATCACACGGTTTCCAGAGAGACATCTCTGTCTAATACTCGCGAAAAATCCTACCACTGTGCAATTGATGCGTTGGAAGCATTGAGATCCTTAATGATTGAACGAGGGATCTATTATGATGGACGAAAAATCGATTTTATCAACTATTCGGCTTCGTTCCTAGAGTGGCATTTGAATACCCTGTATGGTAAGGCTTACTTCACATTATATGAAGATATCAAAAGTTATCTGAATAAACTCGGTGCCAAGCTCGAGGATTTTTACGAAGAAAGAACACAAGTCTTTTTCGACAGTCTTTATCGTTTGTCAGCGAATGACTATCTCTTTTATTTAAGTCGACGTTTACAGAATGAAAATGATGAGCTGGTTTCTGCTAATTATGATCTCTCTTCTGCCAATCGCGAAGCCGCGTCGTCTTATCAGATATTATCTACCTCTTATCAAGATGTTTGCGCTGAGTTCAAACGAAAAGAGGAAACGGAACAAAAGCTTCATGCTGAACAGCAAGCTATGGAGGCGAAGTTGAGTGCCCTGGAGGCTCGGCTCAGAGCTCATGAAGGGGTTATTCTCGAGAAAGACCACCAATTGAGAGCCGCTGACAGCGAGATAGAGTCGCTTACGCATCAACTCAGAGAGTGCGAAATGCGTAATCGTGAGATCGTTAATTCCTGGTCATGGCGGCTGATGGCTCTGTTCCGTCCTTCGCGTAAAAACGGAAAATAA
- the hisIE gene encoding bifunctional phosphoribosyl-AMP cyclohydrolase/phosphoribosyl-ATP diphosphatase HisIE, whose translation MLTEQQRNQLDWEKTDGLMPAIVQHAVSGEVLMLGYMTPEALATTEQSGNVTFFSRTKQRLWTKGESSGHFLKVVSITPDCDNDTLLVLANPIGPTCHLGNSSCFHPAASDWTFLYQLEQLLAERKHASPDSSYTASLYASGTKRIAQKVGEEGVETALAATVNDREELTNEASDLIYHLLVLLQDQDLDLSAVIGRLRERHQKKA comes from the coding sequence GTGCTGACAGAACAACAAAGAAACCAGCTGGACTGGGAAAAAACCGACGGCCTGATGCCCGCCATCGTGCAACATGCCGTTTCCGGCGAAGTGCTGATGCTGGGCTACATGACGCCGGAAGCGCTGGCGACCACCGAGCAGAGCGGCAACGTCACCTTCTTCTCACGCACCAAGCAGCGCCTGTGGACCAAGGGTGAAAGCTCCGGCCACTTCCTCAAGGTGGTCAGCATCACGCCGGACTGCGATAACGACACGCTGCTGGTATTGGCCAACCCGATCGGCCCGACCTGCCACCTGGGCAACAGCAGCTGCTTCCACCCGGCCGCCAGCGACTGGACGTTCCTCTATCAGCTGGAACAGCTGCTGGCGGAGCGCAAGCACGCCAGCCCGGACAGCTCGTACACCGCCAGCCTGTACGCCAGCGGCACCAAGCGCATCGCGCAGAAGGTTGGGGAGGAAGGCGTGGAAACCGCGCTGGCCGCCACGGTCAATGATCGCGAAGAGCTGACCAACGAAGCCTCGGACCTGATCTATCACCTGCTGGTGCTGCTACAGGACCAGGATCTGGATCTGAGCGCGGTGATCGGCCGGCTGCGCGAGCGGCATCAGAAAAAAGCGTGA
- a CDS encoding glycosyltransferase family 2 protein, with protein sequence MNKDAMIDVKSNASAASESVKVSIIIPVYNAQNSIVATLDSILRAIKSTHEIILVDDCSSDNTISVIEDYLAQRENIKLIRQEKNQGPGIARDAGLASASGEYTIFFDSDDFMLPNVADNAIAKLEKEKLDVAVTQYNIVYGKAKESIGMWEGDEKLFEEVRVKHGDILSLKMLPDFLTLTNYPWNKVCRTRFLKDNDIKFGSLRLHEDILPHWKILMNAEKIAILNDAICNYMLCPEGSNVTNNKSQLRMQCVDAIAELYDYIKSDKRHDVYTTSFFVFSVNLVDWAKENIVIDFKSALTSKVRDVFLQSSYSDLQKVFHTNKYIHSKVCEYLVNKKVF encoded by the coding sequence ATGAATAAGGATGCTATGATCGACGTTAAGAGTAATGCTTCCGCAGCAAGCGAAAGTGTTAAGGTCTCGATAATAATCCCGGTATACAATGCTCAGAATTCCATTGTTGCAACCCTGGATTCTATTTTACGTGCGATTAAGAGTACACATGAAATCATCCTTGTCGATGATTGCTCAAGTGACAATACTATCTCGGTGATCGAGGATTATCTTGCCCAGAGAGAAAATATCAAGCTCATTAGGCAAGAGAAAAATCAGGGGCCTGGTATTGCCCGAGATGCAGGCCTGGCATCAGCGAGCGGTGAGTATACGATCTTCTTCGACAGCGATGACTTTATGTTGCCTAATGTGGCTGATAATGCCATCGCCAAGCTTGAAAAAGAAAAGCTGGACGTTGCTGTAACTCAGTACAATATCGTTTATGGCAAAGCCAAAGAAAGTATTGGCATGTGGGAAGGCGATGAGAAATTGTTTGAGGAAGTACGTGTAAAACATGGTGATATTCTTTCTCTGAAAATGCTACCCGATTTTCTGACGCTAACAAACTATCCTTGGAATAAAGTCTGTAGAACACGATTTTTAAAGGATAATGACATAAAATTTGGTAGTTTACGTCTGCATGAAGATATTTTACCTCACTGGAAAATATTGATGAATGCAGAAAAGATTGCCATTCTGAACGATGCAATATGTAATTATATGCTTTGCCCAGAAGGCAGCAATGTGACTAATAATAAAAGTCAGTTACGTATGCAGTGCGTGGATGCTATTGCCGAATTATATGACTATATTAAGTCAGACAAGCGCCATGATGTCTATACAACGAGTTTCTTCGTGTTTAGCGTTAATCTGGTTGATTGGGCAAAAGAAAATATAGTCATTGACTTCAAGTCAGCGCTAACCTCCAAAGTGAGAGACGTTTTCCTGCAGAGCAGCTACAGCGATCTGCAAAAAGTTTTCCACACGAATAAATATATTCATTCTAAAGTGTGCGAGTATTTAGTTAATAAAAAGGTTTTTTGA
- a CDS encoding acyltransferase family protein has protein sequence MKKITYLEGLRGICCFIVIIDHCVSIYKPDIRYTSFSEIGGMLRRLIAWTPLNIVYSGIAPVCIFFILSGFVLSIKFNKTHESSAIFNGVVKRYPRLVLPILASMLMSALLYYVLKHTTGHVIELGFMPAILEAVYFAPFQHVPLHNYALWTISFELYGSFIVFGLLAFFGMHRRRLIFYALVFSFLYAWGSFYCLFVFGMILNDVYIENKFKIHGVLRALMFLIGIVLATSPYERDGVYLYGGVYKYIEYISFGSYRDTYQMLMLTGSMLVFMSILGGSLSEKLLENKLAQFLGRISFPLYVVHVCILNIIAAIAKSYYGDIHMSTFIMLLLVTVSVCLLLSYYFEKYVDLPSIKMANVFAKKIA, from the coding sequence ATGAAAAAAATAACCTATCTTGAAGGTTTACGGGGTATATGCTGTTTTATTGTTATTATTGACCACTGTGTCAGCATCTATAAACCAGATATTAGATATACATCGTTTAGCGAAATCGGAGGAATGCTTCGGCGGTTAATTGCATGGACACCGTTAAATATAGTTTACAGTGGGATTGCGCCTGTTTGCATTTTTTTCATTCTAAGCGGTTTTGTTCTTTCAATTAAGTTCAATAAAACCCACGAGAGTAGTGCCATATTCAATGGCGTTGTAAAGAGGTACCCGAGACTAGTTCTTCCTATTTTAGCCTCTATGCTAATGAGTGCATTGCTATATTATGTATTGAAGCATACAACTGGCCATGTGATTGAACTTGGTTTTATGCCAGCGATTCTTGAAGCGGTATATTTCGCGCCTTTCCAACATGTACCGCTGCATAATTATGCGCTGTGGACTATATCTTTCGAACTTTATGGTTCTTTTATTGTTTTCGGTCTGCTTGCTTTTTTCGGCATGCATCGTAGACGACTAATATTTTATGCATTAGTTTTCTCTTTCCTTTATGCATGGGGCTCCTTTTATTGTCTCTTCGTCTTTGGAATGATTCTAAACGATGTATACATTGAAAATAAATTTAAAATCCATGGAGTGCTGCGTGCGCTTATGTTTTTGATCGGCATTGTGCTGGCAACTTCGCCGTATGAACGGGATGGCGTGTATTTATATGGCGGTGTCTATAAATACATTGAATATATTTCCTTCGGTTCATATCGGGATACTTATCAAATGCTTATGTTGACGGGAAGCATGCTTGTTTTTATGTCGATTTTAGGCGGCAGTTTGAGCGAAAAGTTGCTCGAAAACAAGTTGGCGCAGTTTTTGGGACGTATTTCTTTCCCCTTATATGTCGTACATGTCTGTATACTTAATATTATTGCAGCAATAGCGAAGAGTTATTACGGTGATATACACATGTCTACATTCATCATGCTGTTGTTAGTTACCGTATCAGTGTGCCTACTGCTTTCTTATTACTTTGAAAAGTATGTTGACTTGCCCTCAATCAAAATGGCAAATGTATTCGCTAAAAAAATAGCATAG
- the gndA gene encoding NADP-dependent phosphogluconate dehydrogenase has translation MSKQQIGVVGMAVMGRNLALNIESRGYTVSIFNRSGDKTDEVIAENPGKNLAPYYTVEEFVESLEKPRRILLMVKAGEATDKTIASLTPHLDKGDILIDGGNTYYQDTIRRNRELSDQGFNFIGTGVSGGEEGALKGPSIMPGGQKEAYELVAPILEKIAAVAEGEPCVTYIGADGAGHYVKMVHNGIEYGDMQLIAEAYSLLKQALNLSNEQLAETFAEWNKGELNSYLIDITKDIFTKKDEEGKYLVDVILDEAANKGTGKWTSQSSLDLGEPLSLITESVFARYLSSLKDQRVAASKVLTGPKVAPFTGDKAEFIEKVRRALYLGKIVSYAQGFSQLKAASKENNWDLHYGEIAKIFRAGCIIRAQFLQKITDAYAADADIANLLLAPYFKQIADEYQQALRDVVAYAVQNGIPTPTFSAAIAYYDSYRSAVLPANLIQAQRDYFGAHTYKRTDKEGVFHTEWLD, from the coding sequence ATGTCCAAGCAACAAATCGGCGTTGTCGGCATGGCGGTAATGGGCCGCAACCTCGCGCTTAACATCGAGAGCCGTGGTTACACCGTTTCCATTTTCAACCGTTCTGGCGACAAAACTGACGAAGTGATCGCTGAGAACCCGGGCAAGAATCTGGCGCCGTATTACACCGTTGAAGAGTTTGTTGAATCGCTGGAAAAACCGCGCCGCATCCTGCTGATGGTGAAAGCGGGCGAAGCAACGGATAAAACCATTGCCTCGCTGACTCCGCACCTGGACAAGGGCGATATCCTGATCGACGGCGGCAACACCTACTATCAGGACACCATCCGTCGTAACCGCGAACTGTCCGACCAGGGCTTCAACTTCATCGGCACCGGCGTTTCCGGCGGTGAAGAGGGCGCGCTGAAAGGGCCTTCTATCATGCCTGGCGGCCAGAAAGAAGCTTACGAGCTGGTGGCGCCAATCCTGGAGAAAATCGCTGCGGTTGCGGAAGGCGAGCCTTGCGTGACCTACATCGGCGCAGACGGTGCCGGCCACTATGTGAAAATGGTGCACAACGGCATCGAATACGGCGACATGCAGCTGATTGCCGAAGCCTATTCTCTGCTGAAGCAGGCGCTGAATCTGAGCAACGAGCAGTTGGCCGAAACCTTCGCCGAGTGGAACAAGGGCGAACTGAACAGCTACCTGATCGACATCACGAAAGACATCTTCACCAAGAAAGACGAAGAGGGTAAATACCTGGTCGATGTGATCCTGGACGAAGCCGCCAACAAAGGCACCGGCAAGTGGACCAGCCAGAGCTCGCTGGATCTGGGCGAACCGCTGTCGCTGATCACCGAGTCGGTGTTCGCACGCTACCTGTCTTCGCTGAAAGACCAGCGCGTTGCCGCGTCTAAAGTGCTGACCGGCCCGAAAGTGGCGCCGTTCACCGGCGACAAAGCCGAATTCATCGAGAAAGTGCGTCGCGCGCTGTATTTGGGCAAGATCGTGTCCTACGCGCAGGGCTTCTCTCAGCTGAAAGCTGCGTCTAAAGAAAATAACTGGGATCTGCACTACGGCGAAATCGCCAAGATCTTCCGCGCCGGCTGTATCATCCGTGCCCAGTTCCTGCAGAAGATCACCGACGCTTATGCGGCGGACGCAGATATCGCCAACCTGCTGCTGGCGCCATACTTCAAGCAAATCGCCGACGAGTACCAGCAGGCACTGCGTGACGTGGTGGCTTACGCCGTACAGAACGGCATCCCTACGCCAACCTTCTCCGCTGCGATCGCTTACTACGACAGCTACCGTTCTGCGGTGTTGCCGGCGAACCTGATCCAGGCGCAGCGCGATTACTTCGGCGCTCATACTTACAAGCGTACGGATAAAGAAGGTGTCTTCCACACCGAGTGGTTAGATTAA
- a CDS encoding glycosyltransferase: protein MRCSALIVTFNRLEKLKQCWAATSALPFVDIVIVDNASTDETQSWLHCIEDSRLHVIRAAQNDGGAGGFRLGAEYIASKIDTDWVFMFDDDAYPDRALLTCFAELTQRFDYAAYCCRVLDKQGTLCKMNVPFSKMPTSLVQTLGYISRPGRYTPAEHKPTDVVTFSFVGAIIRKDVLAANIEYIWPELFIYYDDLYFSYRLSQQGYRFRYSPELVFLHDVPTSQGGITPSWKVYYLVRNLLLSRTLFNKHERPYSLGAIVLRIAKYLLSFTSQGKKGEYIKYVMRGIVDGISRKNGKQH from the coding sequence ATGAGATGTTCGGCGTTAATTGTTACATTCAATCGCCTCGAAAAATTGAAACAATGTTGGGCGGCAACCTCTGCGTTGCCGTTTGTTGACATTGTCATTGTCGATAATGCGTCGACCGACGAAACCCAGTCGTGGCTGCACTGTATCGAAGACAGCCGTTTGCACGTCATACGCGCCGCGCAAAACGACGGTGGCGCTGGCGGATTCAGGCTCGGCGCTGAATATATTGCGAGCAAGATAGACACCGACTGGGTGTTTATGTTCGATGATGACGCTTATCCCGATCGCGCATTATTGACATGTTTCGCTGAATTGACGCAACGGTTCGACTATGCGGCTTACTGTTGCCGAGTCTTGGATAAACAAGGGACGTTATGCAAAATGAACGTACCTTTCAGCAAGATGCCAACGTCGTTGGTACAGACGTTGGGTTATATTTCCAGACCCGGACGTTACACCCCTGCGGAGCATAAGCCTACGGATGTCGTGACTTTCTCATTTGTTGGTGCAATAATACGCAAAGACGTTTTAGCCGCTAACATTGAGTACATCTGGCCAGAACTTTTTATTTATTATGATGATCTTTACTTCTCTTACAGGTTGAGTCAACAAGGGTATCGGTTCCGGTACTCACCAGAGTTGGTATTTCTGCACGATGTGCCTACTAGCCAGGGGGGGATAACCCCGTCATGGAAAGTCTACTATCTGGTCAGAAACCTGCTCCTTTCAAGGACGCTTTTCAACAAACATGAAAGACCTTACTCACTCGGAGCTATCGTGTTACGTATTGCAAAATATTTACTTTCTTTTACCTCTCAAGGCAAAAAAGGCGAATATATTAAATACGTAATGCGCGGTATTGTTGACGGTATATCACGTAAAAATGGTAAACAACATTAG
- the glf gene encoding UDP-galactopyranose mutase translates to MKNKKILIVGAGFSGAVIGRKLAEQGHQIHIIDRRTHIAGNCYDARDEKTDVMVHTYGPHIFHTDNEQVWNFVNQYATMMPYVNRVKATVNGQVFSLPINLHTINQFFKKTCSPTEAKALIAEKGDSSITDPQSFEEQALRFVGKELYEAFFKGYTIKQWGMSPAQLPASILKRLPIRFNYDDNYFNHKFQGMPKDGYTKMVEGILEHPNISVVLDTQFQMQDREGYDHVFYSGPLDAFYDFQFGRLGYRTLDFEKFTVEGDYQGCAVMNYCEQSVPYTRITEHKYFSPWEQHEGSVCYKEYSRACEENDIPYYPIRQVGEMALLEKYVDLAEKEHNITFIGRLGTYRYLDMDVTIAEALKTAETYLASLEQENAMPVFTVSIR, encoded by the coding sequence ATGAAAAATAAGAAGATTTTAATCGTTGGGGCAGGTTTTTCCGGTGCAGTGATCGGGAGAAAGTTGGCAGAACAAGGCCATCAAATTCATATTATCGATCGTCGTACTCATATTGCTGGCAACTGCTACGACGCTCGGGATGAAAAGACGGATGTCATGGTACATACTTATGGCCCGCATATTTTCCATACAGACAACGAGCAAGTATGGAACTTTGTGAATCAGTACGCCACAATGATGCCTTATGTTAACCGCGTAAAAGCGACGGTAAACGGCCAGGTTTTCTCGCTGCCGATCAATTTGCACACCATCAACCAATTCTTTAAAAAGACCTGTTCGCCAACGGAAGCGAAAGCTTTGATCGCCGAGAAAGGCGATTCCAGTATCACTGACCCGCAATCGTTCGAAGAACAGGCGCTGCGCTTTGTAGGCAAAGAACTGTATGAAGCCTTCTTCAAAGGTTACACCATCAAACAATGGGGTATGTCCCCGGCACAGTTGCCGGCTTCGATTCTGAAACGTTTGCCTATTCGCTTTAATTATGATGATAACTATTTCAATCATAAGTTCCAAGGGATGCCGAAAGACGGTTACACCAAGATGGTGGAAGGTATTCTGGAACACCCGAATATCTCGGTGGTGTTGGATACTCAGTTCCAAATGCAAGACCGCGAGGGGTACGATCATGTGTTTTACAGCGGCCCGCTGGACGCGTTTTATGACTTCCAGTTTGGGCGGCTCGGCTACCGTACGCTGGACTTTGAGAAATTTACCGTGGAAGGGGATTATCAAGGCTGTGCGGTGATGAACTATTGTGAACAGTCGGTACCTTATACTCGTATCACCGAGCATAAGTACTTCTCCCCTTGGGAACAGCACGAAGGGTCGGTTTGCTATAAAGAGTACAGCCGCGCTTGCGAAGAAAACGATATTCCTTATTATCCGATTCGTCAGGTCGGTGAAATGGCGTTGTTGGAAAAATACGTTGATTTGGCTGAAAAAGAACATAACATCACCTTTATCGGCCGCCTGGGTACCTATCGCTACCTAGACATGGACGTGACCATTGCCGAAGCATTGAAAACGGCTGAAACCTATCTGGCCAGCCTGGAGCAAGAAAACGCCATGCCAGTATTCACGGTCAGTATCAGATGA
- a CDS encoding glycosyltransferase, which yields MTAKLSIIVTSYNIEKYIGECLDNVLAQSLEDIEVIVVDDGSKDSTPKIIESYAEKDKRIIPILMKENSPGGVATVANIGMEAATGEFIGFADGDDLYDPTMFEKLYNIAVAENADVAMCNFLEFETETGIENAPYEPAWAPLAKEPVWDIRSVENKKKVLELLPVPWRKIYKRKLITDNNLKFPVGKYFFEDNGFHWFVTLTSDKVCFIDEVLCYHRRNRAGQTMMAGGDRLLGVFLQHQVIFDYLEKSKMLAQYREYSLNWLIGHIAWVSQVLTPTFSTEFYQTLLPHVKRYQKDEIQRYLSTRFYDRKTVGLVIALMKENSADFSKVMNGWVAKTKAEKLRFNYDKLGASGLLNMLVRVGKHKFVERGLHRKSTRTLLIDNNAKLDSIHWRLSELERMIESGFILQEQRIAEIKKQVEEIK from the coding sequence ATGACTGCAAAATTATCTATCATTGTCACATCCTATAACATCGAAAAATACATTGGCGAATGCTTGGACAATGTTCTGGCCCAATCGTTAGAAGACATTGAAGTCATTGTAGTGGATGATGGTTCTAAAGATAGTACGCCGAAAATTATCGAATCATATGCAGAGAAAGATAAGCGTATCATTCCTATTCTGATGAAAGAGAATTCACCTGGTGGGGTTGCTACCGTTGCCAATATTGGCATGGAAGCAGCTACGGGCGAATTCATTGGTTTTGCCGACGGTGACGATCTTTACGATCCGACAATGTTCGAGAAGCTTTATAACATTGCAGTGGCTGAAAATGCCGACGTCGCGATGTGCAATTTCCTCGAATTTGAGACAGAAACCGGTATCGAAAATGCGCCGTATGAACCTGCGTGGGCGCCATTGGCGAAAGAGCCTGTTTGGGATATCCGCAGCGTTGAGAACAAGAAGAAAGTTCTCGAGTTATTACCGGTGCCATGGCGTAAAATTTACAAGCGTAAACTCATTACTGACAATAATCTGAAATTCCCTGTTGGAAAATACTTCTTTGAAGATAATGGGTTCCATTGGTTTGTCACGTTAACGTCAGATAAAGTCTGCTTTATCGACGAAGTGCTGTGCTATCACAGACGTAATCGTGCCGGCCAGACGATGATGGCCGGCGGGGATCGGTTACTCGGTGTTTTCCTGCAGCACCAGGTTATTTTTGACTATCTTGAAAAGTCAAAAATGCTGGCGCAATATCGCGAGTATTCACTCAACTGGCTGATTGGTCATATTGCTTGGGTAAGCCAGGTTCTCACACCTACATTTTCCACAGAGTTCTACCAAACGCTGTTGCCGCATGTAAAACGCTATCAGAAAGATGAAATTCAGCGGTATTTGTCCACACGCTTCTATGATAGAAAAACGGTTGGTCTCGTTATCGCACTGATGAAAGAAAACAGTGCAGATTTCTCAAAAGTTATGAATGGCTGGGTAGCGAAAACGAAGGCTGAAAAATTACGCTTCAACTACGACAAACTGGGAGCGAGTGGTTTGCTAAACATGCTAGTACGTGTTGGCAAGCATAAGTTTGTCGAGCGCGGGCTACATCGAAAGAGTACGCGAACTTTGTTAATTGATAACAATGCAAAACTGGATTCTATTCATTGGCGTTTGTCGGAGTTAGAGCGAATGATCGAGTCTGGGTTTATTCTGCAAGAGCAGAGAATTGCAGAAATAAAAAAACAGGTTGAAGAGATTAAATAA
- a CDS encoding glycosyltransferase family 4 protein has protein sequence MKKICYFINSDWYFELHWVERALAAKAAGYEIHVVSHFVGDDIQQKLSEKGFICHDSSVSELSINPINFFGSLTKVWSLLKKINPDVLHCITIKPCLMGGFFARFYNKPIILGFVGLGRVFMEDKLSMNVIRYLTLHSYNHIFKNPKCLLAFEHEHDRDRLLALTEAKKSQTVVIDGAGINPDIYHYSLEINREKPVVLFASRLLWSKGLGDLVEVKKRLAHKGVDFVLNVAGISIVDDPDAIPLSQIEEWHQQGLINWLGRCSDVYSLIEASNVVALPSTYSEGIPRILLEASSVGRACIAYDVGGCQSLIIDEYTGSLVEMRNIDVLAVKLEQLLTSPTKRVEMGVRSRERIESKFASSLVIDDTLKLYQRAIATGSY, from the coding sequence ATGAAAAAGATTTGTTATTTTATCAACTCAGATTGGTACTTTGAACTGCATTGGGTTGAAAGAGCGCTGGCGGCTAAGGCTGCAGGCTATGAAATCCACGTTGTCAGCCACTTTGTGGGAGACGACATTCAGCAAAAGTTGTCTGAGAAAGGTTTTATCTGCCACGACTCATCGGTATCTGAGCTGTCCATCAATCCGATCAATTTCTTTGGTTCATTGACCAAGGTATGGTCGTTGCTAAAAAAAATTAACCCTGACGTACTGCATTGTATCACTATCAAACCTTGCTTGATGGGGGGGTTCTTCGCGCGTTTTTACAATAAGCCCATTATTTTAGGCTTTGTCGGACTTGGGCGCGTCTTTATGGAGGATAAATTGTCGATGAACGTCATTCGCTATCTGACGTTACATTCGTACAATCATATTTTCAAAAACCCAAAATGCTTGCTGGCCTTTGAGCATGAACACGATCGCGATCGGCTTTTGGCGCTCACTGAAGCGAAGAAAAGCCAAACGGTTGTGATCGACGGCGCAGGGATCAATCCTGATATCTATCATTACTCGCTGGAAATCAACCGCGAAAAACCGGTCGTCTTGTTCGCCAGCCGTTTGCTCTGGAGCAAAGGATTGGGCGATCTGGTCGAGGTGAAAAAGCGGTTGGCGCATAAAGGCGTTGATTTTGTGCTTAATGTTGCGGGAATTTCCATTGTTGACGATCCGGATGCTATTCCGCTGTCGCAAATAGAAGAATGGCATCAGCAAGGGCTCATCAACTGGTTGGGTCGTTGCAGCGATGTCTATAGTCTGATTGAAGCTTCTAACGTTGTCGCTCTGCCTTCTACGTATTCAGAAGGCATTCCGCGTATTTTGCTGGAAGCGTCTTCGGTTGGGCGTGCTTGCATCGCTTATGACGTGGGCGGTTGCCAAAGTCTGATTATTGATGAGTACACCGGAAGTCTGGTAGAGATGCGTAATATCGATGTCTTGGCAGTGAAGTTGGAGCAGCTGCTTACCAGCCCAACCAAGCGCGTCGAGATGGGGGTGCGCAGCCGTGAGCGTATCGAGAGCAAGTTCGCCTCATCATTGGTTATTGATGACACGCTAAAGCTCTATCAGCGCGCGATCGCAACCGGAAGTTATTGA